From a single Tissierellales bacterium genomic region:
- a CDS encoding glucose-6-phosphate isomerase: MKNITFNYSNSFVKEHEISYMASEIETAHNLLHEKSGQGAEFTGWLDYPVNYDKGEFNKVKEVGSEIRENSDVFLVIGIGGSYLGARACIEALSHSFFNSLPKEKRKGPEIYFVGNNMSSTYIDELFDLLEGKDVSINVISKSGTTTEPAVTFRIFKEYLEKKYGKREARKRIYVTTDKSKGVLRKLADIEGYTSFTIPDDIGGRYSIFTSVGLLPIAVAELNIDKLISGAKAGMEEYLKFDVEENIAYQYAILRNSLYRKGKDIEILISYEPRLLFLQEWWKQLYGESEGKDGKGIYPASANFTGDLHSLGQLIQDGKRNIFETLINIESPRKDLTIKENEDNLDGLNFLKGKTVDFVNKKASEGTVMAHVEGGVPNLIFNIPEMNEYYFGKLIYLFKTSCAVSGYMLGVNPFDQPGVEKYKKNMFKLIGKSGY, translated from the coding sequence TTGAAAAATATTACTTTTAATTATTCAAATAGTTTTGTAAAAGAACATGAAATAAGCTATATGGCAAGTGAAATAGAAACTGCCCATAATTTATTACATGAAAAATCTGGGCAAGGTGCTGAGTTTACAGGCTGGTTAGATTATCCTGTTAACTATGATAAAGGTGAATTTAATAAGGTGAAAGAAGTGGGAAGTGAAATTAGAGAAAATTCTGATGTGTTTTTAGTCATAGGTATAGGGGGTTCTTATTTAGGAGCAAGGGCATGTATTGAAGCCCTAAGTCATTCTTTTTTCAATAGCCTTCCTAAAGAAAAAAGGAAAGGGCCGGAAATATATTTTGTTGGGAATAATATGAGTAGTACATATATAGACGAATTATTTGACCTATTAGAAGGAAAAGATGTAAGTATAAATGTAATATCCAAATCAGGCACTACAACTGAGCCTGCTGTTACTTTTAGAATTTTTAAAGAATATTTAGAAAAAAAATATGGAAAAAGAGAAGCGAGAAAGAGGATATATGTAACTACTGATAAATCGAAAGGGGTTCTGAGAAAGTTAGCTGATATAGAAGGCTATACCTCTTTTACTATTCCAGATGATATAGGCGGTAGGTATTCAATATTTACATCAGTGGGATTGTTACCAATAGCTGTAGCAGAATTAAATATAGATAAATTAATCAGTGGAGCTAAAGCTGGAATGGAAGAGTATTTAAAATTTGATGTAGAAGAAAATATTGCATACCAATATGCAATACTTAGGAATTCATTATATAGAAAAGGTAAGGATATAGAAATATTAATAAGTTATGAACCAAGATTACTGTTTCTTCAAGAATGGTGGAAACAATTGTATGGTGAAAGTGAAGGAAAAGATGGAAAAGGGATATATCCAGCATCTGCAAACTTTACTGGTGATTTACATTCTTTAGGTCAACTAATTCAGGATGGTAAAAGAAATATTTTTGAAACTTTAATAAATATAGAAAGTCCAAGAAAGGATTTGACAATAAAAGAAAATGAAGATAATTTAGATGGATTAAATTTTTTAAAAGGAAAGACTGTAGATTTTGTAAACAAGAAAGCCAGTGAAGGAACAGTTATGGCTCATGTTGAAGGTGGAGTACCAAATTTAATTTTTAATATTCCAGAAATGAATGAGTATTACTTTGGAAAATTAATATACTTATTTAAAACTTCTTGTGCAGTTAGTGGATATATGTTGGGAGTAAATCCTTTTGATCAGCCAGGGGTTGAAAAATATAAGAAAAATATGTTTAAGTTAATTGGAAAATCAGGATATTAA
- a CDS encoding short-chain-enoyl-CoA hydratase — protein MKFENLLFEKKGSIGILSINRPKALNALNSSLLGDLDNAIDEIREDSDIHIVILTGVGKSFVAGADIGEMKDMDIHEARIFAEKGTKIFRKVETMDKPVIGAINGFALGGGCELAMCCDIRIASDKAKFGQPEVGLGIIPGFAGTQRLSRIVGVGKAKELIYTSDIINGEEAYRIGLANKIVPHDKLMDETIDMAKKIGSQGQLAVRFAKAAINRGIEADIETGTAIESDLFGLCFATEDQKEGMAAFLEKRSPDYKLK, from the coding sequence TTGAAATTTGAAAACTTATTATTTGAAAAAAAAGGGAGTATAGGTATCTTATCTATTAACAGACCTAAGGCACTAAACGCTTTAAACTCTTCATTACTAGGGGATTTAGACAATGCTATTGATGAAATAAGGGAAGATAGTGATATACATATAGTTATTTTAACTGGAGTAGGTAAATCTTTTGTTGCAGGGGCAGATATAGGAGAAATGAAGGATATGGATATCCATGAGGCTAGAATATTTGCTGAAAAAGGAACGAAAATTTTCAGAAAAGTCGAAACTATGGATAAACCTGTAATAGGAGCAATAAATGGGTTTGCTCTAGGTGGCGGCTGTGAACTTGCTATGTGTTGTGATATTAGAATAGCTTCTGATAAAGCAAAGTTTGGGCAACCAGAAGTAGGCTTAGGCATAATTCCAGGTTTTGCAGGAACCCAAAGACTATCTCGTATAGTTGGAGTAGGGAAAGCAAAAGAACTTATCTATACTTCAGATATAATTAATGGAGAAGAAGCCTACAGAATAGGTTTAGCAAATAAGATTGTACCCCATGATAAATTAATGGATGAAACAATAGATATGGCTAAAAAGATTGGTTCTCAAGGACAATTAGCTGTAAGGTTTGCAAAAGCGGCTATTAATAGAGGAATAGAAGCAGATATTGAAACAGGGACAGCAATTGAAAGTGATTTATTTGGGCTTTGCTTTGCTACAGAAGATCAAAAAGAAGGTATGGCAGCGTTTTTAGAAAAACGTAGTCCAGACTATAAATTAAAATAA
- a CDS encoding 3-hydroxybutyryl-CoA dehydrogenase, translating into MKKIGVLGRGTMASGIIQVMAEKGYEVIMWVRNVDPENPKASLKNIEKNLNRNIKKGRLEEEEKEKILGRIYIVTEYEKLEDCDLVIEAIAEDLEIKKETFKKLDSICKEDTILATNTSSLSITEIASVTNRPDKVIGMHFFNPVSLMKLVEVIKGIMTSDETNNMVIELSEKLEKVPVEVEEAPGFVVNRLLIPMINEAVSILSEGIANAKAIDEAMKLGANHPMGPLALADLIGLDVCLAIMDVLYEEFKDSKYRAHPLMRKMVRGGLLGRKSGKGFHNYSR; encoded by the coding sequence TTGAAGAAAATTGGGGTTCTTGGTAGAGGTACTATGGCTTCAGGAATAATTCAAGTTATGGCAGAAAAGGGATATGAGGTAATAATGTGGGTGAGGAATGTTGATCCAGAAAATCCAAAAGCTAGCCTGAAAAATATTGAGAAGAACTTAAATAGAAATATTAAAAAGGGAAGACTTGAAGAAGAAGAAAAAGAGAAAATATTAGGAAGAATCTATATTGTTACAGAATATGAAAAATTAGAAGACTGTGATCTTGTTATTGAAGCAATAGCAGAGGATCTGGAAATTAAAAAAGAAACTTTCAAAAAATTAGATAGCATATGTAAAGAAGATACGATATTAGCTACTAATACATCCTCTTTATCTATTACGGAAATAGCCAGTGTAACAAATAGACCTGACAAAGTTATAGGAATGCATTTTTTCAATCCAGTATCATTGATGAAACTTGTAGAGGTTATTAAGGGAATTATGACATCAGATGAGACAAACAACATGGTTATTGAGCTTTCAGAAAAATTAGAGAAGGTTCCTGTAGAAGTAGAAGAAGCTCCTGGATTTGTTGTTAATAGATTACTGATACCAATGATAAATGAAGCTGTAAGTATTTTATCAGAAGGTATAGCAAATGCAAAAGCTATTGATGAAGCTATGAAACTTGGTGCAAATCATCCAATGGGACCTTTAGCATTAGCAGATTTAATAGGATTGGATGTATGTTTGGCTATTATGGATGTACTATATGAAGAATTCAAAGATTCTAAGTATAGAGCTCATCCACTAATGAGAAAAATGGTTAGAGGTGGATTATTAGGACGCAAATCAGGAAAAGGATTTCATAATTATAGTCGGTAA